ACTCAAACGGCAGGTGCTCTGCCTTTTCATTAAACATTAGAAATTCACAATGGGGTCCGCAGTCGTCCGAAAACGCTGCATATACAAAAGGGAAGAACTAAGTAAAATTACTCTTCTAACCCGAGCTTAAATAATctcgggtgaacagtaaaatcagaAAATATTATAATTTTTctaaaaaattctgaatttttgtTGTGACCAACATTGACAAAAGTTTTTGGCGCTTGCGAAATTTCAGCGTGAACCGACATTTGTAGAAGCCGTGGCAAAAAATAACAATCACTGCTGTTGTAAATGACATTTTTGGAGCATCGATTTTGTTTTTTTAGCCATGGCTTCTACAAATGTCATTTCACGATGAAATTTTGCAAGCTTTGGAAACTTTTGTCAGTGTTTGTTAGTAAAAAATTCAGaatattttgaattttttttattgttcATCCAAGCTCATATGAGCTCGGACTTAGAAACTTCATGTCCAAAACTGAAACGCTAGTCTCAGGAAATCTAAGTCAGCTTTGATAAAAGAAACCACACCATTCGCCGAGGTTGACTTAGTGTTGAAAACCCTCCGGTTCTTCTCATTCGAAATGTGCCATGCAAAGTAGGCAGCAGCAGCGGCCTGCCCTTTGGTGCTCTGGGAGCAAACACTCCACCATTGAGTGACATTCGAAAAAAAAAGCAGTACAAACACCCACAGAAAATAAAAAAGTTACCCATCAAATATAGGAAAATCTGGCCTGTTGGGTGCCAATCCACTCGATCCTATGCTTCACCGTACTGACTCAAATCATGCAAGTGAGATCAACTATTTAGATATATAGGATATGAGTTTGGACTTTGAACTGAACTTTGGCAGCACATATGTAGGTTCTAATAACCCAATTGAAGAAAATCTTTGATTATGGGAGAATTATGGGAGAAAATCTCTTTTTTTAGGGACGATATTGATGACATTTACTGCAATTGATCTCGGAACAACATTAATTGCACAAattatatttgtaaaaatattcCTTAATTGTTTTTTACCCCTTCAATTTTATCAACCCATGCCCAATTGTGAATATGGTGGGCGTGGTGAAGTACTATGTTCATGCAGCAAATGGGAAGCAACTTCCCCTTGGACGACAACCTTATTCTTGACACAGGACCTTGCTGTGATGAGAAGCTGAGCCCAAGCCCGCACCACATCCTTTGAGTGAAGAAATGAGGGCGCAAATATTTGCAACCGATGCAATAACCACAACCATAAGATTCCCAAACAGCCAACTTTAGACAACATCCGTGTACCGACATGGGAGAGTCAGTTAGTGGGAGACGTCGAGGCAAACTCCTCAAAGATACTATCAAATTGGACAAATGTTGCACGCACATGATTACTAATGTTGTGTAAAATGACTACGAATATTGTGCTCATTCTTACTGGGCTTTGAACATAGCCCACGTACAGACTATTCATGACAAGTTTCCATTGTGTGGGTAAAACTTGTGAAATTATTTGGCATGATAAATGCCTGCCAAACAATATATTTAGTTTGTTTCAACAGATTCACGAGTTTTCGTGTACCTCAGACGGGGAGCGCCATCATTATAACTTATGATTTGTCGATTTTAATTCTTGACCTTCCTTTCTGAAGCATATTATGAATCAGTTAAACAGATGAAGTAAAAATCTAAATTAATGCAGAGTGCCTAAAATGTGAAATATAAGAGCAAACAATGCGCGGTACATAAACTTGGCAGGCGAGAGCACTTTTGTAACATGCTTTCACTGCTGTAAATTTGGACTGTGTGTGCTGCTCTTGAAAGCCAAGTTTGCAGTGTTGAAAACACGTTGTGGGAATTGATTTGGTGTTCTCACATGCCAAGTCTGTGTACCACGGGTGTAAGAACAAAATCTTGGCGGTACGATAAATTTTGGGAAGCGACAGCGCTTTATATTAATGATGAATGAAGTATACAAGAGATTATCATGAAATAGTATTCAAAAATAGAAAGGAAAACCCCAAAATTGGTATGACAAAGTCAGCTCGCCCTCCGGTGAATGATCTCATCTCTCCCTAACTTAGCTTTAGGATGAACATCTGGGTTCATGTTGTTCCAATTACCAAGCTCAGCATGCCCTTGGTAACAACAGAACATCCACGGGGCAGTCATGATCATAATCCGAGCTTCGATGTGACGCGGCATCAACCTTTGCCCTGCTTGAAGTAGAACAAGATCCTTGCCGCCAAGATGTCGACCCACGTGTCCGCTACGCCGGGCAGGCACCAGTGCATGCAGTCCTGCCCCCAGACAGCCGCCTCATCCTTCTTCTCGAGCCAGACAGCCGGATGGGCGTCGGCGCGGAACTCGCTCATGTAGGTCAGGTTGAGCAGCTGGATGTCCGTCTCGACTAGCGCTTCCTGGAGCAATGAGTTCACCAGTCTCGCGTCTTTGTTCACTCCCCCAAACCTCGGATCGAACCAGGAATCGAGCTGCACAGGATTTTAGGGGGGTCATGAAACGAAATTTTGTGGAAAACGTCAGATCATGAAAAGCTTGGCCCTCGAATGGTACCTCATGTTGTTGTAGGAGCCTGTTAGACACGCAGCTGCCGTTGTGATTCCATTCACCTCCATCAAAGTGCCTGGGTGACTGTGTGCGCCACAGCTTCAGGGTTTTACCTGGGACCTCCCTTTTGATGTAGGAGCCCATACTTTTGAGGGCTACCTTCAGCCCATCAAAGATGCTGAGTGGAGGCTCAATTGGTTTTCCTCCTCGGTAGAAAACAAGGGGGATCTTTTTTGGGAATTTATACGAACCCCACCTGATAGAGAGACAATCAATGACCAAACTGCAAATATAGCTTTCACATGATAAAGTAAATGTAGTTCAGTACACATCACTAGGCACTTTTTAACTCAGGGTTATTATGTCACATAATAAATAACATTTCAAGACTGAAATGAAGCTCTTTCTACACACAAACGGCTCAGTCTCCAAGTGTCTCCAACATAGAGAATATGCAGTGTTAAAATTCGATACAAACAAAACTCATGAGCAATCTCAGTAGCCCTTGAACGAAATTAAAGAAACAAAATTTCACCCTATGCTACCTGCACATAAAAGAGGGGAAGAAAATAACAAAAGCATAGAGTAAATAACTTAACCACTTACCAGTGTCCAGTGTTGAAAATGAGCACGTCATAAAACTTGGTGATATTTATCCAATCGTCAGCAGGAATGTCGACATCAACTCTGTAAGTTCCCTTTATTCCGTCCTTCCGAGGTTCAGAATTCTCTACAGGCTGCCACCTTCGTATAATCGTATCATTAGTTATCGCCATGTGAGTTTTATGGAAGTATAATAAAAGTATAAAAGTAAGGATACACTTCTGTTGTGTCTAAAAGCACAAATGCATGCAGTATTGCAGTTGAAATGTCAGATGCTATCTGCTTAAGTCTAACAAGTATGAGCTTCTAAATTATCGGCATCAACATCCACATTATTGAAGTTTATACATCAGGAAAGTGACGAAACTGTTCGTGCATCTTTAACATATGGATATATAAAATAACACACGCAATCAAAGTAGGACGAAATGATAAAATGTACTTAGAAATCATGAAAGCTAACCATGTGCCAGACAATAAAAATGCTTGGATGTTTCTATAGGTAGATCTCAGTTTCTTCATCAAAATGTAGAAATGGCAAAAAAGGTATTCTTACTCATTAATATACTTCTGTGTCCAGAAACTATTTTCGTGGGTGTAGATCTCAgagaaaaaacaaaacaaaacaaaagcaTGTGTTGCAACCTAAAAGAAAAACGAAAGCAATAGCGCCAGAATTCACTGCTCAGCAGACAACACTACAGAATTGTACTCAACCACTGCAGAGATTAACAATGCAGCGTCACAACACCATTTGCTACGGAATAATTCCTGATTTCACAGAGAGTGGAACCAACATTTCAGTTAAGTTTCAGTCCTTTGCCCACCAATGATCATGATTCATGAAGCCAGGCACAGATCATCCAAACCAAAATAACTAAAAGTGCAACTCATCCAGATTTCTAGAGGGTAAAAAATATGAAAGTGGTTTTTGTACAACCACCCTTGGTGCACCCACGTGAGAAAACATACCAAAACATTTGAAAAATCTGAAACTTTGTGAGAATGATCATCAACAAATGTTAGAGAGGCTTGCAAATATTCGTGGTCAAATGACATCTGAGGAGCTCTATACAAAAGACAAAATTACTCAAAATGTACGTGCACTGTTTGACCAAAATTTTGTAATTTTGTTTTCTTACAGTTCTCCTCGGATGTCATTTGACCACCAAACTTTGCAAGCCTCTCTAACATTTTTTGATAATCATTTTcacaaaatttcagattttttcgAAATGTTTTGGTATGTTTTTTTGCGTGGGTACACCAAGGTGGGGTTCAGCCACTACTTTCCCAAAAAATATGCATCTCCCGAATTATTTCCTGAGAATATCCCAAAACTACATATAGTTTACTCATGCTTCGACATCTCACATTACAGTAACCGCCCGTGATTAACCGAGGATCCTCTATTTTACATACATATCACAAACAGTTAAACCAAGAAAATTGAATTCCTATAAGCAGCTATGGACACCAAATAATTCTATGGTCGTGGTTAGCTCTCATCTTGATGAGAATTAACTATTATGTCTTTTTTAGGTGACCCTAGCATAtgtttttagtttttttctcttgttgtttcacttttattttattttctcatcttattttttctttcttgatatttatattttatttaaaaaaacatAAATGTAGTTACGCGTAGCCTGCTGCTTGCAGCTGCAATTTTGATGGCAGGTGGACATGCAGTTGTGTGCAACTGCAGCTGCGCCCGATCGGTGGACATGCAGTTGCATGACTAACATGCCCAATGCATATTTGCGTGTGGCCGGTGAACATGCACTTGCGCACAAATCCATGGAGGCATGGACGTGAAATTGTATAGGAGCAGCAGTTAGCAGACACGGTAGTAGGACTCACGTGTACTTGGCGAGGAGCACGGCGCGGTGGTACCCGACGACGACGTCCACTCGGGGGAAGTGGCCGCCCAGCCACGCGCCGCGCCGCTTCCACTTCCGCACGCCGGCGTCGCCCGACCGGAGCGCGCAGAGCAGCGCGATGGCCATGTTCTCCGACAGCGAGTCCCCCACGAACCCGATCCGGCGCCCCCTGGCCGCCGCGAGGAAAGCGGCGGGGTCGACCCTCGGGACGACGGCGCCGGAGCCGCAGCGGGAGGGGGCCCAGGAGAACGCGGCGACCGGGGGACGGCCGTTGCGGAGGCAGTTCCAGGAGCTGCGGTGGAAGGGGCAGGACTGGTTGTAGAGTGCAGGCGGCGAGGGAGACGGGGTCCGGACCCAGCGTCCGGCGGTGGCgtcggcgggggcggcgccgcAGGGGATGTTGGGGTGCGGCAGGGGCAGGGGTGGGGAGGAAGGGAAGAAGAGGAGAAGGATAATGAGAGCTaatgggaggaggaggagcagcagAGGCAGGCGGAGGGCCGTCTCCGGCCAGCGATCCCCCGGCAGCCAGGCGGATGAGAAGGGCAGAGCTTTCACGAGAGAAGTATCCATTGCCAGACGCATGGGGGAGAAGGAATTTGTTTCATTTTATACATCCTTAGATTTTGTTTTTCTTGACATGAGTTAATCGATTTTGATATGGTTCAATAGTAGCTTCCTTTTCTTTTTGCGTAAGGTTTTAATAGCTTTCCATAGAATTTATGTGAGGTTTTAAtagctttcttttctttttgcgtAAGGTTTTAAGTGCTTTCCATAGAAGATTTGTAAGGTTTTAATAACTTTAATAGGTTTTAATTAATAGCCTTATTATCTCTAACTTGAGAGATCCAAACCGGCACAATTTCCATTCTGTAATGTTATGTGTTAGTTCTGGGCCATAGTTCACCTCAGTTCAGTTTAGTTGATCTCTTTTGCTTCATGCATTATATATTACAGTGATTTTAATCTAGTGATACAGCTCATAGTTCACTTCAATTCAATTTAGTTAATCTCACAATGCTTTCTACTAGCTGTTTACTGATAGGCTCACAGATTGACGACATCATTGATCTGCTCTCAAAATTCAGTTTAATTCTGCGCCACAGTTTAATTCAGTTTAATAGTTGATTGGTCTCTTTTCCACCTGCATAATATTATCATGATTTCCAATCCATTGATATGCTCACACATGGACAACATCCATGATTTGCTCCCAAATTATTTTTATCCTTTTTTTTCCAAAATATTGGCAGGAGCACTGCTCTTTATATGGCCAGTGATAGGCGCCGGTCAGCCGACCCAAATTTGGGCGGTCACCGCGCGTGCGTCCGATTTGGCAGCATCCAACTGTTCGATCCCTCTCGGTTATCTCTCCCAAACAAAACAGAATACATGGCAGCCGCCCGTCCCCGGTCGCAGCGCGCATTCCTGCCCTGCCCGTTTTGACTTGCCGTCAACGTTTGCTGCTGATACTCGCCGCCGGCGCTCGCCATGTTGCAGCAAAAAAATAACGTCGAAGCAGCAGTTTTTTGTCCTGCTCCCATGTTGCATCCATGGTAGCGCCGCGGGGTCGCCTGCCACGAGAACTGCTTCACCAACCTCTGTTGCAGCATCGCCGGAGACGATGTGTGTGCTCGCAACCCCCAACctctggttccagcaaaaacatATGACGGTAGAAGCATTTTTGGTCTCTTGGTTCCAACATCCTTGTAGGTTCCAGCTTTTTAATTAATTAATCCGGTTCtagctttcaacttcttctgtaGCAGCTCTATGCTCAGCCGGTTGCAGCATATGGCACTATCGGTTGCAGCTCGTCTACCGCCGGTATTTTGCGGTGCCGCCCTTGACAGTTTGCCGTCGGTGTTGGTCACGACTTCACCTAACATCGGTTCCAGCATTGCTGATGGGAGGTTGAAGCTTTTTCCGGCAATGGTTCCAGCCTCGCCGCTAATTCTAGcaaaaaaaaaggagaggcaaCAATGTCGTCCCACGGTTGCCATGGTCACCACCGATGAAGAAAGCTGGTTCCAGCAAATGAAGACACCGGTCCTAGCAATTGCGACGGCTGGTTGCAGCATCTCGTGGCGCTTTATATTGGCAGAAAAGAGAGAGTTTAAATTCCTCACTACCTTGTGTTAAAAAAAATACCACACTACCTCAGGTGCACAACTGAAGAACATCAGCTAGCCCAGATCATCAGCGAGTATTCTCCTCGCAATTTGACAAGCATCTTAAATAGAGAACCTTGATTTACACCCATTTGAATCTGAGTTCTAGATTCTTCACAAATACAAATTCAGTTTCTACATCTGATACTTCACTCCAGGCTCCTGCTGCTCAGCTATTGGCTGCCTCCTCCAGCGTGTTGTGCTCAATCAAACATTGAACTGCAGGCCACGTCGCGCTCCAGGCTATGTGTGTTGGTCACCCTTCACTAGGATGATGACTTCTTAACAAGGAAGATGGTTCTTAGATTGTGATGTTTGCGCAAGAGAAATTTCTGTTTAACATGAGGGTGAGTTCGCCAATAAAAAAAGGAGATTGAGGGCAGTATGGTGCTGAGGAAAGTTATTCTTTTATCTTTGATATGGAATGTGATTTACAATGTTTTGGATGGCTGGTGATGTTTACAGACTGTTGCTAGATTAATAAAGAACCCCAAAAAAATCCTGCATCCATGAAAAACTCAATTTTGGGCAAGATAATTGTAATTCTTTTGTTGAGCATACACCTACACAGACATGTGTGTGCTCAAATGAATTGTATTTGTTTGGTGCCATCTCTCGCTGCACATGAAGCTCAACTGAATCGTATTATGTCATGTACCATCAAGAAGTTGAGCTAATGCAATTTTTAATAGCAATGCCTGTTGTGCAGTGATCATTTTGTATTTAATAGTCAGTCTTAAAAATGATCATCTCATGTTGTGTATCACCTGATATGCATGTATGTATCGGAGTGGACCACAAAATGGAATACCTTGTTGAAATCCATTTTCACCAGCCTATTCAGATGCGAGTGAGTATTGTCGGATAAGCTTAATGTTGATAGAGGTAAATACACCAGAGGTGCCTAAACTTGTCCGGCACGGTCATTTTAGTGCCTAAACTTGTAAAATGTCAAAAACTGGTGCCACAACTTGTCCATTTGGTTCATATACGGTGCCTCGCTCGTACGCCGCCGTATTTGCTTGTCGCGTGGCCTGACAGCTGGCGTGTGGCCCACGAGTCAGTGGGTGGGAGTGTAGGAAGAGTTGAGTCGGACGAGACCAGCGGTTATTTTCCAGAAAACCCCCGGAGCTTTTATTAATTATCGCAAAAAAGTCTCTCCAACCGCGGGAACTGATTGCCTGCTATATTTGCGCCTATATTTGTCTCTGCGTTCTCACGATCAATCCGAGGCGAAGGTGGCAGAGGTGGTGCGGCACGGCGATCGGCGGCGGATGCGATGGATGACCCTCGCCGTCGTCTTCCAGGCGAAGCAGCTCCTACGTATGGTA
The sequence above is a segment of the Aegilops tauschii subsp. strangulata cultivar AL8/78 chromosome 6, Aet v6.0, whole genome shotgun sequence genome. Coding sequences within it:
- the LOC109781690 gene encoding protein trichome birefringence-like 12; translation: MAITNDTIIRRWQPVENSEPRKDGIKGTYRVDVDIPADDWINITKFYDVLIFNTGHWWGSYKFPKKIPLVFYRGGKPIEPPLSIFDGLKVALKSMGSYIKREVPGKTLKLWRTQSPRHFDGGEWNHNGSCVSNRLLQQHELDSWFDPRFGGVNKDARLVNSLLQEALVETDIQLLNLTYMSEFRADAHPAVWLEKKDEAAVWGQDCMHWCLPGVADTWVDILAARILFYFKQGKG